The Neodiprion fabricii isolate iyNeoFabr1 chromosome 4, iyNeoFabr1.1, whole genome shotgun sequence genome window below encodes:
- the LOC124181534 gene encoding something about silencing protein 10: MSRKIKFRDADENLYGFETGDVSDSEEEYSKEDKRLLEKVRKKRTVDNYDSEDEVYGLHADEDVDNDDDDDGSDSMKSDIEGLQEDDDLPNEKAWGNKKSRFHSTDYVDQDYASTNQQDLEAAELEEQEARNIQKRLAEQLDDADFGLDLLETKQDQEENEDCQQTVKTDLSKLTKREKQALFMKESPEFTGLVTDLKECLTEARDILEPFLKLIKNGKFSESAGLTFVRTKYHVILNYCTNIIYYLMLKADRVPVNSHPVIKRLAQYRQLLNQLKSGQGELLEEAVEILKAAENNQSLYNLDNVEFDKKSRKRPSAVLPDEQIKTGKRNFVETVQDEKPIEQTEDENFEVNENADETENQGTEVMFEDVDGKRAITRQIAKNKGLTPHRRKDLRNPRVKLRNKYRKAKIRRKGAVREVRKEETRYSGETFGINARVKKSIKLK; encoded by the exons ATGAGTCGCAAAATAAA ATTTCGAGATGCTGATGAAAACTTGTATGGCTTCGAAACTGGCGACGTATCAGATTCAGAGGAGGAGTATTCCAAGGAAGACAAACGACTGTTGGAGAAAGttcggaaaaaaagaacagtaGACAATTATGACAGTGAAGATGAAGTCTATGGACTTCATGCTGACGAGGATGTGGAcaacgatgatgatgacgatggaTCAGATTCTATGAAATCCGACATCGAAGGTTTGCAGGAGGATGACGATTTGCCTAACGAAAAAGCTTGGGGAAATAAAAAGAGCAGGTTCCATTCTACTGATTATGTCGACCAGGATTACGCTTCGACTAATCAGCAGGATTTGGAGGCTGCAGAACTTGAAGAACAGGAAGcaagaaatattcaaaaaagaTTGGCAGAACAGCTGGATGATGCTGATTTTGGATTGGACCTACTTGAGACTAAACAAGATCAGGAAGAGAATGAAGATTGTCAACAGACAGTGAAAACCGATTTAAGCAAACTCACTAAAAGGGAAAAGCAGGCGTTGTTTATGAAAGAGAGTCCTGAATTTACTGGGCTTGTAACGGACTTGAAAG aaTGCCTGACCGAAGCACGAGATATTCTAGAACCATTTTtaaagttaattaaaaatggtAAATTCTCGGAGTCTGCCGGCTTAACATTTGTCAGGACCAAGTACCATGTCATTCTGAACTACTGCACCAACATAATATATTATCTGATGCTGAAAGCAGATAGAGTACCTGTTAATTCGCATCCAGTTATCAAAAGGTTAGCACAGTACCGCCAGCTCCTTAATCAGTTAAAATCTGGACAAGGAGAATTGTTAGAAGAAGCTGTAGAAATATTGAAAGCTGCTGAAAACAACCAATCGCTTTACAATCTGGACAATgttgaatttgataaaaagaGCCGAAAGAGGCCATCCGCTGTTTTACCTGATGAGCAGATAAAAACTGGCAAGAGAAACTTTGTTGAAACTGTTCAGGATGAAAAACCAATTGAACAGACagaggatgaaaattttgaggTGAATGAAAACGCTGACGAGACTGAGAACCAGGGTACTGAAGTTATGTTTGAAGATGTTGATGGCAAGCGAGCCATTACTCGCCAAATTGCAAAGAATAAGGGACTGACCCCGCACCGTCGGAAGGATCTACGCAACCCAAGAGTTAAACTCAGGAACAAGTATCGCAAGGCTAAAATTCGAAGAAAGGGAGCG GTGAGAGAAGTCAGAAAGGAGGAGACACGCTATAGTGGAGAGACCTTTGGAATCAATGCTCGCGTTAAGAAGAGCATTAAGTTGaagtga
- the LOC124181538 gene encoding 10 kDa heat shock protein, mitochondrial — MAVAAAAKRLIPLFDRVLIQRAEAVTKTKGGIVIPEKAQAKVLKGTVVAIGPGSRNNKGEHMPLSVKVGDVVLLPEYGGTKVELEENKEFHLFRESDILAKLES, encoded by the exons ATG GCCGTCGCCGCTGCAGCTAAGAGGTTGATCCCACTTTTTGATCGAGTATTGATACAGAGGGCCGAAGCTGTGACTAAAACAAAGGGTGGCATTGTTATCCCAGAAAAAGCTCAAGCCAAAGTACTCAAAGGCACTGTTGTTGCAATAGGTCCTGGATCTAGGAACAAT AAGGGAGAACACATGCCTTTGAGTGTCAAAGTCGGAGATGTTGTGCTGCTACCAGAATATGGTGGAACGAAAGTTGAGCTTGAAGAGAATAAGGAGTTCCACCTATTCCGTGAATCTGATATCCTTGCTAAATTGGAATCTTAA
- the LOC124181533 gene encoding heat shock protein 60A-like: MYRLPNMLRGVALRQLNFHSRSYAKDVRFGPEVRALMLQGVDILADAVAVTMGPKGRNVILEQSWGSPKITKDGVTVAKGIELKDKFQNIGAKLVQDVANNTNEEAGDGTTTATVLARAIAKEGFEKISKGANPVEIRRGVMLAVEQVKEELKKLSKPVTTPEEIAQVATISANGDTAIGNLISDAMKRVGKEGVITVKDGKTLTDELEVIEGMKFDRGYISPYFINSSKGAKVEFQDALVIFSEKKISSVQSIIPALELANSQRKPLVIIAEDIDGEALSTLVVNRLKIGLQVAAVKAPGFGDNRKATLQDMAISTGGIVFGDDANLIKLEDVQMNDLGQVGEIVITKDDTLILKGKGKKEDIDRRAEQIRDQIANTTSDYEKEKLQERLARLASGVAVLRVGGSSEVEVNEKKDRVHDALNATRAAVEEGIVPGGGTALLRCVPALLKMKANNSDQETGIKIVAHSLRMPCLQIAQNAGVDGSVVVAKVSEGTLGYDALNNEYVDMIQKGIIDPTKVVRTALTDAAGVASLLTTAEAVVTEIPKEDPPMPGGMGGMGGMGGMGGMGGMGM; the protein is encoded by the exons aTGTACAGACTACCGAATATGTTACGAGGCGTAGCCCTGCGCCAGCTGAATTTCCACTCTAGATCTTATGCCAAAGATGTTCGTTTCGGGCCCGAAGTTCGAGCTTTGATGCTGCAGGGGGTGGATATACTAGCTGACGCGGTAGCTGTAACAATGGGCCCTAAAGGTCGTAATGTTATTTTGGAACAGAGTTGGGGAAGCCCTAAAATCACCAAGGATGGAGTAACAGTAGCCAAAGGAATAGAGCTCAAAGACAAGTTTCAAAACATTGGAGCAAAGCTAGTACAAGACGTTGCCAACAATACTAATGAAGAGGCTGGGGATGGTACGACAACCGCAACTGTTTTGGCCAGAGCAATCGCCAAAGAAGGTTTTGAGAAAATCAGCAAAGGTGCTAACCCTGTTGAAATTAGACGAG GCGTTATGCTGGCAGTAGAGCAGGTAAAAGAGGAGCTGAAGAAATTGAGCAAGCCTGTTACAACACCGGAAGAGATAGCACAGGTAGCTACTATTTCTGCCAACGGAGACACAGCAATAGGCAATCTTATTTCTGATGCTATGAAGAGAGTCGGAAAGGAGGGTGTAATTACTGTGAAGGATGGAAAAACCCTTACCGATGAGCTGGAGGTCATTGAGGGAATGAAGTTCGACCGTGGATACATCTCTCCATATTTCATAAACTCGAGCAAAGGTGCTAAAGTAGAGTTCCAGGATGCGTTGGTGATATTTAGTGAAAAGAAGATCTCATCTGTTCAGAGCATAATTCCTGCTTTGGAACTAGCTAACTCGCAGCGCAAACCTCTAGTTATTATTGCTGAAGACATCGACGGAGAGGCTCTGTCCACACTGGTCGTCAACCGTCTGAAAATTGGCCTCCAAGTCGCTGCTGTGAAGGCACCTGGATTTGGCGATAATCGTAAGGCAACACTCCAAGACATGGCCATATCTACTGGTGGTATTGTTTTCGGAGACGACGCTAATCTCATCAAATTAGAAGATGTTcag ATGAATGACCTCGGTCAGGTTGGCGAGATTGTCATTACTAAGGATGATACTCTAATTCtgaaaggtaaaggtaaaaaaGAAGACATTGATAGGAGAGCAGAACAAATTCGCGACCAGATTGCCAATACCACTTCTGATTACGAGAAAGAGAAGCTCCAAGAACGTTTGGCCAGACTTGCCTCAGGTGTAGCAGTTTTGAGGGTTGGTGGTAGCAGCGAAGTAGAAGTCAATGAAAAGAAAGATCGTGTTCACGATGCACTTAATGCTACTAGGGCTGCCGTTGAAGAGGGTATTGTTCCTGGAG GTGGAACTGCCCTTCTCCGTTGCGTGCCTGCCCTATTAAAGATGAAGGCGAACAATTCTGACCAGGAGACTGGTATTAAAATTGTTGCACATTCGCTGCGTATGCCATGTCTTCAGATAGCACAAAATGCAGGTGTCGACGGGAGTGTGGTTGTCGCCAAAGTGAGCGAGGGCACATTGGGTTATGACGCATTGAATAACGAATACGTAGATATGATTCAAAAGGGTATAATTGATCCAACAAAAGTTGTACGTACCGCACTCACCGATGCAGCAGGAGTCGCGTCTCTTCTTACAACAGCAGAGGCTGTTGTTACGGAAATTCCTAAGGAAGATCCACCGATGCCTGGTGGAATGGGCGGAATGGGCGGAATGGGCGGAATGGGCGGAATGGGTGGAATGGGGATGTAA